A stretch of the Dehalococcoidia bacterium genome encodes the following:
- a CDS encoding MBL fold metallo-hydrolase has product MTTHGRLEFVINGAAGTVTGSRFLLALPDGRGVLVDYGLFQGGKELRDRNRQPPDTETLHAGALLLTHAHLDHSGALPVLGKAGWRGTMFATPATAALCAIMLPDSGRIQEEDAERDARHGHAEPPLYTEDDAVNTARYIKPRLYQQPFAPLDGVTATFFRAGHIPGSAIALLDLPAAGGGRRSIAFSGDLGRYGAPILPDPDPPPAADYLVVESTYGDRDHPVQSAEHLLGDALKEALQHGGPILIPAFAVGRTQELLYVLRALQDTGELPCVPIYVDSPLATGATAVLAGHPEEYDAEMAERIRNGSSPLEPHGLTIVRSAEESKKLNAVTGPAIIIAGSGMATGGRILHHLEHHLDDPRTTVLFAGYQGEGTLGRQLLDGATQVNMYGHTVPVRAQIMDVQGLSAHADRGEVLRWLKQALRPPRRLFLVHGEPASAAALQSLIEQQLGWMVSVAQLGERIALD; this is encoded by the coding sequence ATGACGACGCACGGCCGGCTGGAGTTCGTGATCAACGGCGCGGCGGGCACGGTCACCGGCTCGCGCTTTCTGCTGGCGCTGCCCGATGGGCGCGGCGTGCTGGTCGACTACGGCCTCTTTCAGGGCGGCAAGGAGCTGCGCGATCGCAACCGCCAGCCGCCCGACACCGAGACGCTGCACGCCGGCGCCCTGCTGCTCACGCACGCCCACCTGGACCACTCCGGCGCCCTGCCCGTGCTGGGCAAGGCCGGCTGGCGCGGCACAATGTTCGCCACGCCGGCCACGGCGGCGCTCTGCGCGATCATGCTGCCCGACTCCGGCCGCATCCAGGAAGAGGACGCCGAGCGCGACGCCCGCCACGGCCACGCCGAGCCGCCGCTCTACACCGAGGACGACGCGGTCAACACCGCCCGCTACATCAAGCCGCGGCTCTACCAGCAGCCGTTCGCGCCGCTCGACGGCGTCACCGCGACCTTCTTCCGCGCCGGCCACATCCCCGGCTCGGCGATCGCGTTGCTGGATCTGCCCGCCGCGGGCGGCGGGCGGCGCAGCATCGCCTTCAGCGGCGACCTCGGCCGCTACGGCGCGCCGATCCTGCCCGATCCCGACCCGCCGCCCGCGGCCGACTACCTGGTCGTCGAATCGACCTACGGCGACCGCGACCACCCCGTGCAGAGCGCCGAGCACCTGCTGGGTGATGCCTTGAAGGAGGCGCTGCAGCACGGCGGGCCGATCCTGATCCCCGCCTTCGCCGTGGGCCGCACGCAGGAGTTGCTGTACGTGCTGCGCGCCTTGCAGGACACGGGCGAACTGCCGTGTGTGCCGATCTACGTCGATTCGCCGCTCGCCACCGGCGCCACCGCCGTGCTCGCCGGCCACCCGGAGGAGTACGACGCGGAGATGGCCGAGCGCATCCGCAACGGCTCAAGCCCGCTGGAGCCGCACGGCCTCACGATCGTGCGCAGCGCAGAGGAGTCGAAGAAGCTCAACGCCGTGACCGGCCCGGCGATCATCATCGCCGGCAGCGGCATGGCCACGGGCGGGCGCATCCTGCATCACCTCGAACACCACTTGGACGATCCGCGCACCACCGTGCTCTTCGCCGGCTACCAGGGCGAAGGCACGCTCGGCCGGCAGTTGCTGGACGGCGCCACGCAAGTCAACATGTACGGCCACACGGTGCCGGTGCGGGCGCAGATCATGGACGTGCAGGGGCTTTCCGCCCACGCCGACCGCGGCGAAGTGCTGCGCTGGCTGAAGCAGGCGCTGCGCCCGCCACGCCGCCTCTTCCTCGTGCACGGCGAGCCGGCGTCGGCGGCGGCGCTGCAAAGCCTGATCGAACAGCAGCTTGGCTGGATGGTCTCCGTGGCGCAGCTTGGTGAGCGCATCGCGCTCGACTGA
- a CDS encoding MoaD/ThiS family protein, with translation MTTGTISISLKLFGDLRKYAGKVAPDVLPVALPAGATVADLAARLGIKAEDEMIAGVNGEQAEAATVLHDGDQVLLLSPMEGG, from the coding sequence GTGACCACGGGCACAATCAGCATCTCGCTCAAGCTCTTCGGCGACCTGCGCAAGTACGCGGGCAAGGTCGCGCCCGACGTGCTGCCCGTGGCGCTGCCCGCCGGCGCGACGGTGGCGGACCTGGCCGCGCGCCTCGGCATCAAGGCCGAGGACGAGATGATCGCCGGCGTCAATGGCGAGCAGGCCGAGGCCGCCACCGTGCTGCACGACGGCGACCAGGTGCTGCTGCTCAGCCCGATGGAAGGCGGCTGA
- a CDS encoding Gfo/Idh/MocA family oxidoreductase → MAEPASQKLRIGVVGTGFGTAVQIPGFQAYPRTEVVAVMARSEEHARGAAARFGIPHAFTSYDALLELDGLDAVSITSPPHTHHEMTLAALRAGKHVLCEKPFAMNQDEAEEMLAEAQRTGLAAMVDHEFRWVPARACFGQLVGEGWLGEPRTVTITQFGGGPGFAQRPWTWWSDAAQGGGLLGALGSHVIDAVRVWFGEFAGVCGQLDTWLTDRRTQAGSFRPVTSDDAYAFIARLQSGALVSATSSFATPYGEGLRVQALGSGGALAIEPDGSLRGARAGDQAMQPLPIPEAFHRRDLLPEAKDERLMPFVALAECFCGWALDGKPATPSFEDGVRNQRVADAITRSVREGRWISL, encoded by the coding sequence ATGGCTGAGCCGGCATCGCAGAAACTCCGCATCGGCGTGGTGGGCACCGGCTTCGGCACGGCGGTGCAGATTCCCGGGTTTCAGGCGTACCCGCGCACCGAAGTCGTCGCGGTGATGGCGCGGAGCGAGGAGCACGCCCGCGGCGCGGCCGCGCGCTTCGGCATTCCCCACGCCTTCACCAGCTACGACGCCTTGCTCGAGCTGGACGGGCTGGACGCCGTCTCAATCACGTCTCCGCCGCACACGCACCACGAGATGACGCTCGCCGCCCTGCGCGCCGGCAAGCACGTGCTCTGCGAGAAGCCGTTCGCCATGAACCAGGACGAGGCCGAGGAGATGCTGGCGGAGGCGCAGCGCACCGGTCTGGCCGCGATGGTGGACCACGAGTTCCGCTGGGTGCCGGCGCGCGCCTGCTTCGGCCAGCTCGTGGGCGAGGGCTGGCTGGGCGAGCCGCGCACGGTGACGATCACGCAGTTCGGCGGCGGCCCGGGCTTCGCACAGCGGCCGTGGACGTGGTGGTCGGACGCGGCGCAGGGCGGCGGGCTGCTGGGCGCGCTCGGCTCGCACGTGATCGACGCGGTGCGGGTGTGGTTCGGCGAGTTCGCCGGCGTCTGCGGCCAGCTCGACACCTGGCTCACGGACCGGCGCACGCAAGCGGGCAGCTTCCGCCCCGTGACCTCCGACGACGCCTACGCCTTCATCGCGCGCTTGCAGAGCGGCGCCCTGGTCTCGGCCACCAGCAGCTTCGCGACGCCCTACGGCGAGGGACTGCGCGTGCAGGCGCTCGGCTCCGGCGGCGCGCTGGCGATCGAGCCGGACGGCAGCCTGCGCGGCGCCCGTGCCGGCGACCAGGCCATGCAGCCGCTGCCGATCCCGGAGGCGTTCCACCGCCGCGACCTGCTGCCCGAGGCGAAGGACGAGCGGCTGATGCCCTTCGTGGCGCTGGCGGAGTGCTTCTGCGGCTGGGCGCTGGACGGGAAGCCGGCAACGCCCTCGTTCGAGGACGGCGTGCGCAACCAGCGCGTCGCCGACGCCATCACCCGCTCGGTGCGCGAGGGGCGCTGGATCAGCCTGTAG
- a CDS encoding LLM class flavin-dependent oxidoreductase, translated as MLERSLVMMAESVRDCAELARQAEAAGFTGAWTTEFYDKDAFVRMAAMGLATSRIRVCSGIAYAFVRNPVLTAAGVADLDELLGGRVVLGLGTGTRRMNESWYGIPFAHPAPKMRETVQLLQALWAARRGPTFQFDGRFYQVALENYRLAQLVRERVPVYVAGVNTGMIGAAGEVADGLVGHPLYSRRYLADVVRPALRRGEQKAGRQAGAAKIAGYVITAVHEDGARARREAKHQIAFYSTVRTYDPILDLHGWQQPAQRIRAAFHARDWQAMVEAVPDEMVEQIAVAGTPAECRAQLQQWDGLIDEALLYSPTFFLPPERALENHQAIINAFTQPVAAQ; from the coding sequence ATGCTCGAACGCTCGCTGGTGATGATGGCCGAGTCGGTGCGCGACTGCGCCGAGCTGGCGCGGCAGGCGGAGGCCGCGGGCTTCACCGGCGCCTGGACCACCGAGTTCTATGACAAAGACGCCTTCGTGCGCATGGCGGCGATGGGCCTCGCCACAAGCCGCATCCGCGTCTGCAGCGGCATCGCCTATGCCTTCGTGCGCAATCCCGTGCTCACCGCCGCGGGCGTGGCCGACCTGGACGAGCTGCTGGGCGGGCGCGTGGTGCTCGGCCTGGGCACGGGCACGCGGCGCATGAACGAGTCCTGGTACGGCATTCCTTTCGCCCACCCGGCGCCGAAGATGCGCGAGACGGTGCAGCTTTTGCAGGCGCTGTGGGCGGCGCGGCGTGGACCGACGTTCCAGTTCGACGGCCGCTTCTACCAAGTCGCGCTGGAGAACTACCGCCTGGCGCAGCTTGTGCGCGAGCGCGTGCCGGTCTACGTCGCCGGCGTCAACACCGGCATGATCGGCGCCGCCGGCGAAGTGGCCGACGGGCTGGTGGGACATCCGCTCTACTCGCGCCGCTACCTTGCCGACGTCGTGCGGCCGGCGCTGCGCCGCGGCGAGCAGAAGGCCGGCCGGCAGGCGGGCGCCGCCAAAATCGCCGGCTACGTGATCACCGCGGTGCACGAGGACGGCGCGCGAGCGCGGCGCGAGGCGAAGCACCAGATCGCCTTCTACAGCACTGTGCGCACGTACGATCCGATCCTCGATCTGCACGGCTGGCAGCAGCCGGCGCAGCGCATCCGCGCGGCCTTCCACGCGCGCGACTGGCAGGCGATGGTGGAGGCCGTGCCGGACGAGATGGTGGAGCAGATCGCCGTGGCCGGCACGCCGGCCGAGTGCCGCGCCCAGCTGCAGCAGTGGGACGGCCTGATCGACGAGGCGTTGCTCTATTCGCCCACGTTCTTCCTGCCGCCCGAACGCGCGCTGGAGAACCACCAGGCGATCATCAACGCCTTCACCCAGCCGGTGGCAGCGCAATGA
- a CDS encoding M20/M25/M40 family metallo-hydrolase, giving the protein MTVPTSAHDRLALLDRYVRIKTQSRAVGAEQVAAVRAFWRELGLDFEALWPEEHEGAPALFAEVRGAAPGPAVLLYGHYDVQPPGDLAGWRWGGRACDPWTPSYFLGEEPAEPAALPEAELGRLYLVGRGGCDNKGQHLGNILGVLQGRAAGTLRGTVKILLDGEEEHGSPHLEAIVRRHRARIEADLLAGSDGPKSNDAPTIVLGVRGIVGVELRADNGRGQSVHSGNYGNIVASPVTPLARLIAGLGERVAAIARTRTAFREDVLTAFAELPNRAAWEPFLDPTVNVNGIVSEGVTPGATRTIIPGWAQATLDVRVTPDTQPDEVLEAIEAARLDEVARSRGVTISMRRTPGCPASYTSPGERGYAAVVVATRAYWGQEPVILPLLGGTLPAYVFTDVLGLPAYWLPGAQSNNRQHDVNEHLLIEHFLRQPGWYQAVLAAVAEELGPGL; this is encoded by the coding sequence ATGACCGTACCGACCTCCGCGCACGACCGCCTCGCCCTGCTCGACCGCTACGTGCGCATCAAGACGCAGAGCCGCGCCGTCGGCGCCGAGCAGGTCGCGGCCGTGCGCGCCTTCTGGCGGGAGCTTGGCCTCGACTTCGAAGCGCTGTGGCCGGAGGAACACGAAGGGGCGCCGGCGCTCTTTGCCGAGGTGCGCGGCGCCGCGCCCGGCCCGGCGGTGCTGCTCTACGGCCACTACGACGTGCAGCCTCCCGGCGACCTGGCCGGCTGGCGCTGGGGCGGCCGCGCCTGCGACCCGTGGACGCCGTCCTACTTCCTCGGCGAGGAGCCCGCCGAGCCCGCGGCGCTGCCCGAGGCCGAGCTGGGCCGGCTCTACCTCGTCGGCCGCGGCGGCTGCGACAACAAGGGCCAGCACCTGGGCAACATCCTCGGCGTGCTGCAGGGGCGGGCGGCGGGCACGCTGCGCGGCACGGTGAAGATCCTGCTCGACGGCGAGGAGGAGCACGGCAGCCCGCACCTCGAAGCGATCGTGCGCCGCCACCGCGCCCGCATCGAGGCCGACCTGCTGGCCGGCTCGGACGGGCCGAAGTCAAACGATGCGCCCACGATCGTGCTGGGCGTGCGTGGCATTGTCGGCGTGGAGCTGCGGGCAGACAACGGCCGTGGCCAGTCCGTCCATTCCGGCAACTACGGCAACATCGTCGCCAGCCCGGTGACGCCGCTGGCCCGCCTGATCGCCGGCCTGGGCGAGCGGGTGGCCGCCATCGCCCGCACGCGCACCGCTTTCCGCGAGGACGTGCTCACGGCCTTCGCCGAACTGCCCAACCGCGCCGCCTGGGAGCCGTTTCTCGACCCGACGGTGAACGTCAACGGCATCGTCAGCGAGGGCGTGACGCCCGGCGCGACGCGCACGATCATCCCCGGCTGGGCGCAGGCCACGCTGGACGTGCGCGTGACGCCGGACACGCAGCCCGACGAGGTGCTGGAAGCGATCGAGGCGGCACGGCTGGACGAGGTCGCCCGCTCGCGCGGGGTGACGATCTCCATGCGCCGCACGCCGGGCTGTCCCGCGTCGTACACCTCGCCCGGCGAGCGTGGCTACGCGGCGGTGGTTGTCGCCACGCGCGCCTACTGGGGACAGGAACCGGTGATCCTGCCGCTGCTGGGCGGCACGCTGCCGGCCTACGTCTTTACCGACGTGCTGGGGCTGCCCGCCTACTGGCTGCCGGGGGCGCAGTCGAACAACCGCCAGCACGACGTGAATGAGCACCTGCTGATCGAGCACTTCCTGCGCCAGCCGGGCTGGTACCAGGCGGTGCTTGCGGCGGTGGCGGAGGAGCTGGGGCCGGGTCTGTGA
- a CDS encoding LuxR C-terminal-related transcriptional regulator translates to MSTRMGYHRAKAVWQPSAAQQRVLDGIAAGESNPAIAERLGLSFETVKWHVSELLAETGCADRSELAQWWREQQQAQKVSRTRTIAIILALAALAVVAIAVAVGVGVVIVAPGGGRAHAPAAKPAAAARAPAGTAPTETAPTPAPSVTPSPPDQPDPASSLNGNGPAVFVWQSDGGLADFAPTLLALDAQDNLYVMDVSKNRIVKFDRDGKLLTTWGSSGTGDGQFEFRHPPGRAGGIAVDANGIIDVMDDSGRMQQFTSSGRFLGAWPSRGTGSAPGQFSWPGSLAIAHNGTVYIGDGGPDAGRIQVFAPDGSLRGVWGSPGSGPGEFYSPQPLAVDRAGKIYVADTDNDRVVVLDAQGRVVRTWGGVGFGSGQIIYPLGLALDAAGDVYVSDEYQNRVVKFDSQGNYLGEWGGRGTGDGRFHEPGGIAVDSHGDIDVADTSNNRIEKFRPR, encoded by the coding sequence ATGAGCACGCGCATGGGCTATCACCGGGCCAAAGCCGTCTGGCAGCCGTCGGCCGCACAGCAGCGCGTGCTGGATGGCATCGCCGCTGGCGAGTCCAACCCCGCCATCGCCGAGCGGCTCGGTCTCTCCTTCGAGACGGTGAAATGGCACGTGAGCGAGCTGCTGGCCGAAACCGGCTGCGCCGACCGCAGCGAACTGGCGCAATGGTGGCGCGAGCAACAGCAGGCGCAAAAGGTCAGCCGCACCCGCACCATTGCGATCATCCTCGCGCTCGCCGCGCTGGCCGTGGTGGCGATCGCCGTGGCCGTCGGCGTGGGCGTCGTGATCGTTGCGCCGGGCGGCGGGCGCGCCCACGCCCCGGCCGCAAAGCCTGCGGCCGCGGCGCGGGCGCCCGCCGGCACCGCCCCGACCGAGACCGCTCCGACGCCAGCACCGAGCGTCACGCCGTCGCCGCCCGACCAGCCAGATCCGGCCTCAAGCCTCAATGGCAACGGCCCGGCCGTGTTTGTCTGGCAAAGCGACGGCGGGCTGGCCGATTTTGCGCCTACCTTGCTCGCGCTTGACGCGCAAGACAACCTCTACGTGATGGACGTGAGTAAGAACCGCATCGTCAAGTTCGATCGCGACGGGAAGCTGCTCACCACTTGGGGAAGTTCCGGTACCGGGGACGGGCAGTTCGAGTTCCGCCACCCACCGGGCAGGGCAGGCGGAATTGCGGTCGATGCCAACGGGATCATTGATGTCATGGATGACAGCGGCAGGATGCAGCAGTTCACCAGCAGCGGACGCTTCCTTGGAGCCTGGCCGAGCCGCGGCACGGGCAGCGCTCCAGGACAATTCAGCTGGCCTGGCTCTCTGGCGATTGCGCACAATGGCACCGTCTATATCGGCGATGGCGGTCCTGATGCCGGCAGGATTCAGGTCTTTGCGCCCGATGGCAGCCTGCGCGGCGTCTGGGGATCGCCGGGCAGTGGTCCCGGTGAGTTCTACAGCCCGCAGCCGCTCGCTGTGGACCGCGCGGGCAAGATCTACGTGGCAGATACCGACAACGACCGGGTAGTGGTGCTGGACGCGCAGGGCCGCGTAGTACGGACGTGGGGCGGCGTCGGATTCGGCTCAGGACAGATCATATACCCGCTTGGGCTCGCGCTGGACGCAGCGGGCGACGTGTATGTCAGCGATGAGTACCAGAACCGCGTCGTGAAGTTCGACAGCCAGGGCAACTACCTGGGAGAATGGGGGGGCCGCGGCACCGGCGATGGCCGGTTCCACGAGCCCGGAGGCATCGCGGTCGACTCGCACGGCGACATCGACGTCGCGGACACAAGCAACAACCGCATCGAGAAGTTCCGCCCGCGCTGA